Part of the Streptomyces europaeiscabiei genome is shown below.
CATGCCGCCGCACCGGTGTCGCAGTGGTGCGCCGTCCCCGCCTTGGTCGACTGATGAGTCATGACGAAGGATCAGATGTTCACGCGTCGCCATGTGTTGACGGGCGGCACCGCCCTGCTGGGCGTGGCCGGTACGGCGGGCACCGCCGGCCTGCTCATCGGCGACGGGGCCGCCGCTCCGGCACCGACCGGCGCCTCCGTCCCGGCGGCCGGTCCCGTGGCCCGCCCGGCGCTCAGGCCCTCCTCCTACCGTCTCCAGCCCATCGCCGGGTACGGCCCGCACACCCGGCGCCGCACCCTCGTGCGGGCCGCCGTCCGGCGCGAGCCGTTCCTGAGGGTGGACGGGCGCGGCCGGACCATGGTGCTGACCTTCGACGACGGCCCCGACCCCCGCTACACCCCGGACATCCTGCGGATCCTCCGCGACCACGACGTCCGGGCGATGTTCTTCGTGTGCGGCGAGATGGCGGTCCAGCACAAGGACCTGCTGCGGGAGATGGCCGACGACGGCCACGTGGTCGGCAACCACACCTGGTCCCATCCACTGCTCACCACCCTCTCCCGGTCCAGGATCCATGTGGAGATGGCCCGCACCTGCGAGATCATCGAGAAGACCTACGGCGAACCGCCGCTGTGGTTCCGTGCCCCGTACGGAGCCTGGAACAGGGCCGCGTTCCGGTTCGGCGCCGAGCTCGGAATGGAGCCGCTGGCCTGGACGGTGGACACCCTCGACTGGCGGAGGCCCGGCGCGCACACCATCGCCGAGCGGGTGGAGGACGGAGCGGGCCCCGGCGTCGTCGTGCTCTCCCACGACGCGGGCGGCGACCGCTCGCAGAGCGTACGGGCGCTGCGCGAATACCTGCCCGGCCTGCTGGACTCCGGTTACCGCATCACCGTGCCCCAGCGGCGATACACATAGGCCCGCATGCCCGGCCTGTGGCATGGGCCATGAAGACAGCCCGTACGCGCAGCGGGATTCCCGCGGCAACTCGCCCGCCCGGCGGGGGAACGCTCAGCGAACATCGACCAGGCGGGCGAACACGACGACGTTCCCGTCGTAGCCGTTCTGCTTGGAGAAACCGCCCCCGCAGGTGATGACCCGCAATTCGGGAATACCACTGTTTCCGTAGACCCGGTCGCCCGGGAAGTTGTTCTTCTCGAATACCTCGATGCCGTAGATCTCGAACACGGCGGTCTTTCTGTCCGCGCGCCTGATCTCGACCTTGGCGCCCTTCTTCAATGCCCCGAGCCCGTAGAACACGGCGGGGCCCTGATTGTTGTCGACATGGCCGACGACGACGGCCGTGCCCTTCTCGCCGGGGGAGACCGCGCCGGTGAACCAGCCCGCGAGATTCGGGTCCCGGGCCGGCGGCGCGTCCACCCAGCCCTGCGTGTCCAGCCCGACGGGCATGGCCGGCGCGTCGACGCGGATCGAGGGGATCAGCACCCGGTCGACCATGGCGTACGGCATCGGGTCGGGGACGTCGGTGAAGGTGGCGTGCGGTGTGCTGCGGCCGTCCGCGGCCGCCGCCGACGCGGGCTGCGGCGGGCCCACGTCGAACTCCCCCGAGCCGTTCCGGATCAGCGCGAGGCCGGTCAGCAGAACAAGCGCTATCACGCCCCACGGAGCGCGCTTCTTCCGCGGCTCCTCCCATTCGGCCTCGGCCGGTCCGGACGAAGACATTCGCCATCCCCTCTCGACCCGGCCGTCGCCGTGTCCGTCGCGCATACGAAAAAGCTAAGCGTGCCGCACGGCGAAGGCGACGGGGCAGGTGCGAACGGGTG
Proteins encoded:
- a CDS encoding class F sortase → MSSSGPAEAEWEEPRKKRAPWGVIALVLLTGLALIRNGSGEFDVGPPQPASAAAADGRSTPHATFTDVPDPMPYAMVDRVLIPSIRVDAPAMPVGLDTQGWVDAPPARDPNLAGWFTGAVSPGEKGTAVVVGHVDNNQGPAVFYGLGALKKGAKVEIRRADRKTAVFEIYGIEVFEKNNFPGDRVYGNSGIPELRVITCGGGFSKQNGYDGNVVVFARLVDVR
- a CDS encoding polysaccharide deacetylase family protein; this translates as MTKDQMFTRRHVLTGGTALLGVAGTAGTAGLLIGDGAAAPAPTGASVPAAGPVARPALRPSSYRLQPIAGYGPHTRRRTLVRAAVRREPFLRVDGRGRTMVLTFDDGPDPRYTPDILRILRDHDVRAMFFVCGEMAVQHKDLLREMADDGHVVGNHTWSHPLLTTLSRSRIHVEMARTCEIIEKTYGEPPLWFRAPYGAWNRAAFRFGAELGMEPLAWTVDTLDWRRPGAHTIAERVEDGAGPGVVVLSHDAGGDRSQSVRALREYLPGLLDSGYRITVPQRRYT